A stretch of the Rosa rugosa chromosome 5, drRosRugo1.1, whole genome shotgun sequence genome encodes the following:
- the LOC133711381 gene encoding uncharacterized protein LOC133711381 translates to MEHSRDRAAGGSINSPPWFEGGCEKYTQWKIYMKSYLYAQDEHVWNIVENGWTIPMVKAKGESSSTATPKPRKDWTEEEVRDLQADFKAKNSIFTALSEREKLRISHCDTAKQAWDLLQTTYEGNKKVRAQKLQALIFEFETMAMGDDETVDDFHGRILKISGQCRSLGAPFDEDKIVKKILRALPEKFHSKVTSIEDSFDIDEYPLDELIGNLKTYEMRLKPEKKNKGVAFKAVKGTEEEEETPDLALLTKEFKRFLKSKNSSRSSNAPRRNTYTSSGSNSDYINKSGKGNFKGNHSGKPRCYECGGYGHISTECGNRKHENSNNKSLLSTWSDDESQEIENVALVSSLLPDSDSDEFFSDDETNVRCRQLYKASKATLLRNLSLEKEVDFLRTEKEKMEQLLESSQSAWKLEKDKHISESADLQGDLGTVTWKTERNEYLNKIKLLELNVKGQQALNLELLAKNEALQEELKSTQERFTKFDVSSIAMSKLLGSGKAPHDTCGLGYTGESSKCTKFVRASRPSVEKKEVSTDDSVKHRKEGQPNQNFQVKLDQESPTGQNRYTNSRTFIPTCHYCGKIGHIRPRCNERFSNSQLSHEKYTVESLSFELKEQKELINKLTEIVSKKNLPTERRKVVWTKKNESQCLQSYDDKTNNTCLFACASKTQQGSHIEATCLVALTALADKRRDFWYVNSGCSRHMTGDKTWFASFEDENTTGSVTFGDGRKANILARGTVNTPGIPNLKNVLFVEGLTANLISVSHLADDYEDVWFNKQRCLVLNQKGEGIMGGKRSFDNCYHIQANESSSSQPCLSVKTTEETFELWHKRMGHVNYQDLLKLSSKQCVRGLPNLKGKTDKICGECKVGKQTKAPHRVVNSTTTTKALELLHMDLMGPAQSESFGGKSYILVVVDDFSRYIWVNFLKDKTETFESFKNLSQKLIIETQSSNNCLVRIRSDNGTEFKNASFSNYCRELGVSHEFSAPITPQQNGIVERKNRVLLDMARVMLHAAGLSTNFWAEAISTACYTINRVFLRPGTDKTAYELWKGKKPNVGHFHVFGSPCYILRDREHLGKFDARSDDGVFLGYSLNSRAYWVYNKRTRVVMESINVSIDNQCVKQEVTFADTSPFSVTPSQNTETSSEEEEEEIYDNIFEPAPTQRRGFKQVQKDHSTQDIIGNLTDGPMTRRKAAIQVSSSEVSEENVLLCFITENLVSMNIISHFGFVSIVEPKNIKAALLDDNWISAMLDELNQFTRNDVWYLVPRPSKCNVIGTKWIFRNKSDEKGNVIRNKARLVAQGYSLVEGLDFDETFAPVARLESVRLLLSIACHLRFKLFQMDVKTAFLNGFLQEEVYVE, encoded by the coding sequence ATGGAACATTCACGTGATAGGGCTGCTGGCGGATCCATAAATAGTCCTccatggttcgagggtggatgTGAAAAATACACTCAGTGGAAAATATACATGAAATCATATCTCTATGCTCAAGATGAACATGTGTGGAATATTGTAGAAAATGGTTGGACGATACCTATGGTAAAAGCAAAAGGAGAAAGCTCTTCCACTGCCACTCCCAAACCAAGGAAGGATTGGACTGAGGAAGAAGTTCGTGATTTGCAAGCAGATTTCAAGGCAAAGAATAGCATTTTCACAGCCCTTTCTGAacgagaaaaattgagaatcaGTCACTGTGACACTGCCAAGCAAGCATGGGATCTTTTACAAACTACgtatgaaggaaataaaaaggtaCGTGCACAGAAACTGCAAGCACTAATATTTGAGTTTGAAACCATGGCtatgggagatgatgaaaccGTGGATGATTTTCATGGTAGAATTCTTAAAATATCCGGTCAGTGTCGCAGTCTAGGAGCAccttttgatgaagataagatAGTTAAAAAGATACTCAGGGCCCTGCcagaaaaatttcattcaaaagtTACTAGCATAGAGGACTCCTTTGACATTGACGAGTATCCACTCGATGAGCTCATTGGAAATCTTAAAACCTATGAGATGAGGTTAAAGCCtgagaagaaaaacaagggtGTAGCTTTTAAGGCAGTGAAaggaacagaagaagaagaggaaacacCAGATCTTGCTCTACTGACAAAGGAATTCAAAAGATTTCTCAAAAGCAAGAACTCTTCTAGAAGTTCAAATGCTCCTAGAAGAAATACTTATACCAGCAGTGGGAGCAACAGTGACTACATCAACAAGAGtggaaaaggaaacttcaaAGGAAATCACTCAGGAAAACCTAGATGCTATGAATGTGGTGGTTACGGTCACATCTCTACTGAATGTGGAAACAGAAAGCATGAAAATAGCAACAACAAGTCTCTTCTTTCAACTTGGAGTGATGATGAGTCTCAAGAAATTGAAAACGTGGCTCTTGTATCATCTCTTCTACCTGATTCAGATAGTGACGAATTTTTCTCTGATGATGAAACAAATGTCCGCTGCAGACAACTCTACAAAGCTTCGAAGGCAACCCTGCTAAGAAACTTGAGTTTGGAAAAAGAAGTTGATTTTCTGAGaaccgaaaaagaaaaaatggagcAATTATTGGAATCCTCTCAATCTGCATGGAAACTGGAGAAAGACAAACATATAAGTGAATCAGCAGATCTACAAGGTGACCTAGGAACAGTGACATGGAAGACTGAAAGGAATGAGTATCTCAACAAGATCAAATTGCTGGAACTGAATGTTAAAGGACAACAAGCATTGAACTTGGAACTGTTGGCTAAAAATGAAGCATTGCAGGAGGAGTTAAAATCGACTCAAGAAAGGTTTACCAAGTTCGATGTCAGCTCTATTGCCATGTCTAAATTGCTTGGATCAGGAAAAGCTCCTCATGACACTTGTGGCCTAGGATACACTGGAGAAAGTTCCAAATGTACCAAGTTCGTAAGAGCATCAAGGCCATCCgtagaaaagaaagaagtctCCACTGATGATTCTGTCAAACATAGGAAGGAAGGTCAACCAAATCAAAACTTTCAGGTAAAACTTGACCAAGAGTCTCCCACTGGTCAGAACAGGTACACAAACTCTAGAACTTTTATTCCTACTTGTCATTACTGTGGTAAGATAGGCCATATCAGACCTAGGTGTAATGAAAGATTTTCAAACTCACAGCTTTCTCATGAGAAATACACTGTTGAATCTCTAAGTTTTGAACTTAAAGAACAAAAAGAGCTCATTAACAAATTAACTGAAATTGTTTCGAAGAAAAACCTTCCaactgaaagaagaaaagttgTCTGGACCAAGAAAAATGAAAGTCAATGCCTGCAGTCTTACGATGATAAAACTAATAATACTTGCCTTTTTGCTTGTGCAAGCAAAACTCAACAAGGCTCTCACATTGAGGCAACTTGTTTGGTAGCCTTGACTGCATTAGCTGACAAGAGACGAGATTTCTGGTATGTTAACAGTGGCTGCTCTAGACACATGACTGGAGACAAAACCTGGTTTGCTTCATTTGAAGATGAGAACACAACTGGATCAGTCACGTTTGGAGATGGAAGGAAAGCAAATATTCTAGCTCGAGGTACAGTGAACACCCCAGGTATACCTAATCTCAAAAATGTATTATTCGTTGAAGGTTTAACTGCAAATCTGATTAGTGTAAGCCATTTGGCTGATGACTATGAAGATGTATGGTTTAACAAACAGAGATGTTTAGTCTTAAATCAGAAAGGAGAAGGCATCATGGGAGGTAAGAGATCTTTTGATAACTGTTATCATATTCAGGCTAATGAATCTTCCAGCTCGCAGCCATGTTTGTCTGTAAAAACCACAGAGGAGACCTTTGAACTGTGGCACAAAAGGATGGGACATGTAAACTATCAGGACTTACTGAAATTATCGTCCAAGCAGTGTGTCCGAGGCTTACCAAATTTAAAGGGCAAAACTGATAAGATATGTGGAGAATGCAAAGTTGGAAAGCAAACAAAGGCCCCTCACAGGGTGGTGAATTCTACAACAACCACAAAAGCTTTGGAACTGTTACACATGGATCTCATGGGACCAGCTCAATCTGAAAGTTTTGGAGGTAAGAGCTACATATTAGTAGTTGTGGATGATTTCTCAAGATACATCTGGGTAAACTTCTTAAAAGACAAAACTGAAACGTTTGAGTCCTTTAAGAACTTGAGTCAAAAATTAATCATTGAGACACAGTCATCTAATAACTGCTTAGTGAGAATAAGATCAGATAATGGAACTGAATTTAAAAATGCCTCGTTTTCTAACTACTGTCGTGAGCTTGGTGTGTCACATGAGTTCTCAGCTCCAATCACCCCTCAACAAAATGGGATagtggaaaggaaaaatagggtaTTGCTAGACATGGCTCGAGTAATGCTACATGCTGCAGGTTTAAGCACAAACTTTTGGGCTGAGGCTATCAGCACTGCTTGCTATACAATAAATAGAGTATTCCTCAGACCAGGTACTGATAAAACTGCTTACGAGCTGTGGAAAGGTAAGAAGCCAAATGTTGGACACTTTCATGTTTTTGGCAGTCCTTGCTACATTCTACGAGATAGAGAGCACCTTGGTAAGTTTGATGCTAGaagtgatgatggtgtgttctTGGGGTATTCTCTGAACAGTAGAGCGTATTGGGTTTACAATAAAAGAACTCGTGTTGTTATGGAATCCATTAATGTTTCTATTGATAATCAATGTGTGAAACAGGAAGTAACGTTTGCAGATACCTCACCCTTCTCGGTCACACCATCACAGAATACTGAAACATCatctgaggaagaggaagaggaaatcTATGACAACATTTTTGAACCAGCTCCCACCCAAAGAAGAGGGTTCAAGCAAGTTCAAAAAGACCACTCCACTCAAGATATCATCGGCAATCTAACAGATGGTCCAATGACAAGGAGAAAGGCTGCAATTCAGGTAAGTTCCTCTGAGGTAAGTGAAGAGAATGTATTACTGTGTTTTATTACCGAAAATTTGGTAAGCATGAACATTATATCTCACTTTGGTTTTGTGTCCATTGttgaaccaaaaaatattaAGGCAGCCTTGTTGGATGATAACTGGATTAGCGCCATGCTGGATGAACTGAATCAGTTTACTAGGAATGATGTATGGTACTTAGTACCACGACCTAGTAAGTGCAATGTTATAGGAACTAAGTGGATTTTCAGAAATAAAAGTGATGAAAAAGGAAACGTGATTAGGAATAAAGCCAGACTAGTTGCTCAGGGATATTCACTGGTTGAAGGACTTGACTTTGACGAGACATTTGCTCCTGTAGCTAGGTTGGAATCTGTTAGATTACTCCTATCCATTGCTTGTCATCTCCggttcaaattgtttcaaatggatgtcaaaactgcctttctgaatggaTTTCTTCAAGAGGAAGTTTATGTAGAATAG
- the LOC133708304 gene encoding uncharacterized mitochondrial protein AtMg00810-like: MAAPFNWKLHQLDVKNAFLHGILKEEVYMSQPPGFEDSQFPNHVCKLKKSLYGLKQAPRAWNERFTSYLPQLGFKSSIVDPSLFIRDFGSTQVYLLLYVDDIILTGNSSSSIQHVKDALQSEFDMKDLGLLHYFLGLQITYLPNGLFISQAKYAQDILDKAGMSDCNASITPCLPYSKLLKDEGAPFTDVKTYRSIVGCLQYLTFTRPDITYSVNSVCQFMQSPTALHFLAVKRILRYIKGTLDYGITFRAAPLELRAYIDSDWAGDPNDRRSTTGFVIFLGNCPISWCSRKQTSVSRSSTEAEYRAMADTASEVLWLRHLLNDLHIKLPSAPTLHCDNVSALALASNPIHNSKVKHVEVDIHFTREKVARGELALQFVPFVH; this comes from the coding sequence ATGGCAGCTCCGTTTAACTGGAAATTACATCAACTAGATGTCAAAAATGCCTTCCTGCATGGTATTCTGAAAGAAGAAGTCTACATGTCACAACCTCCTGGTTTTGAGGATTCTCAGTTTCCAAATCATGTTTGCAAACTTAAAAAGTCTTTATATGGCCTCAAACAGGCACCAAGGGCTTGGAATGAGAGGTTTACATCTTATCTACCTCAACTTGGTTTCAAATCCTCTATTGTTGATCCATCCTTATTCATTAGAGATTTTGGCTCCACTCAGGTGTATCTTTTGTTATACGTGGATGACATCATCCTCACTGGTAATAGCTCCTCTTCCATTCAACATGTCAAAGATGCACTTCAGTCAGAGTTTGATATGAAGGACTTAGGTCTACTGCACTATTTTTTGGGCTTACAGATCACATATCTTCCAAATGGACTTTTTATTTCTCAAGCCAAATATGCACAGGATATATTGGACAAGGCTGGAATGTCTGACTGCAATGCTAGCATCACTCCATGCTTACCATATTCCAAATTGTTAAAAGATGAAGGAGCTCCATTTACTGATGTCAAGACATATAGGAGCATTGTTGGTTGCTTGCAGTACTTGACTTTCACAAGACCTGATATTACTTACAGTGTGAACTCTGTATGTCAGTTTATGCAGTCCCCAACTGCGCTTCACTTTCTAGCTGTGAAACGTATTCTCAGATACATCAAGGGTACCTTAGATTATGGGATCACTTTCCGGGCAGCACCACTTGAATTAAGGGCCTACATTGACTCGGATTGGGCTGGTGATCCAAATGACAGAAGAAGCACTACTGGCTTTGTTATCTTCCTTGGTAATTGTCCAATTTCTTGGTGTTCCAGAAAGCAAACATCAGTCTCTCGTTCTTCTACTGAGGCCGAGTATAGGGCCATGGCTGATACTGCCTCTGAGGTTCTCTGGTTAAGGCATTTACTGAATGATCTTCACATCAAGCTTCCCTCAGCTCCTACTCTTCACTGTGATAATGTGTCTGCACTTGCTTTAGCTTCCAACCCTATACACAACTCCAAGGTCaagcatgttgaggttgacaTCCATTTCACTCGGGAAAAAGTGGCTCGAGGTGAACTCGCTCTCCAATTTGTTCCTTTTGTGCACTAG
- the LOC133711383 gene encoding uncharacterized protein LOC133711383 — MFSALLQQKQVLGLLPGIAICHEAPSVNHLIFADDNILYAQASIEACYEIQDVIETYGRASGQLVNFNKSSIVFNKNVDADLQDDVASLMGVEIVEPHERYLGLPTYVGRKKTTTFQYIMDNLAKKLKHWQGKMLSDAGKDTLIRVVAQALPFYVMGVFQLTKNFVRIWNKCVLDFGREAQKTKEKFIGKHGISFAILNKIEVHLPILGEASLGQESCYGLALTGKLVLGKMFEFGWMLGPGLWDDMKIRSLSNEVEAAAILAIPLSQHIVHDRVAWKLEKKGSGRIGMVLRDTTGQFLAAKGRPVMGLMLGRIYEGLGVLLETLPNVRIVHTAEIKDLGIWESRKLEEEDDGFLIKNCT; from the exons atgttCTCGGCTTTATTGCAACAAAAACAAGTTCTTGGTTTGCTGCCAGGTATTGCGATTTGTCATGAAGCTCCCTCGGTTAACCACTTGATTTTTGCGGATGACAACATATTGTACGCTCAAGCTTCTATTGAGGCATGTTATGAAATTCAGGATGTGATTGAGACCTATGGTAGAGCATCAGGGCAGCTTGTAAACTTCAATAAGAGCTCAATTGTTTTCAATAAGAACGTTGATGCAGATTTACAGGATGATGTGGCTTCATTGATGGGAGTAGAGATTGTAGAGCCTCATGAAAGGTACTTAGGACTCCCAACTTATGTGGGACGTAAGAAAACAACAACCTTTCAATATATCATGGATAACTTGGCCAAGAAGCTTAAACATTGGCAAGGGAAGATGCTCAGTGATGCAGGTAAGGACACTTTAATTCGGGTTGTGGCTCAAGCTCTCCCATTCTATGTCATGGGTGTGTTTCAGTTAACGAAGAATTTTGTGAGGATTTGGAACAAATGTGTGCTAGATTTTGGAAGGGAAGCAcagaagacaaaagaaaaattcattggaAAGCATGGGATTTCCTTTGCCATCCTAAACAAGATAGAGG TGCACCTTCCTATTCTTGGAGAAGCATCTTTGGGACAAGAGAGTTGTTACGGTCTGGCTCTTACTGGCAAATTGGTTCTGGGGAAAATGTTCGAGTTTGGATGGATGCTTGG GCCAGGTTTATGGGATGACATGAAAATCAGGTCCTTGTCCAATGAAGTAGAAGCAGCAGCTATATTAGCAATACCTCTTTCTCAACATATAGTGCATGATAGAGTTGCATGGAAACTAGAGAAGAAAG GGTCCGGGCGTATTGGAATGGTACTACGTGATACTACTGGTCAGTTTCTTGCTGCAAAGGGAAGACCAGTGATGGGATTAAT GTTGGGAAGAATTTATGAAGGCTTGGGAGTACTGTTGGAGACTCTACCTAATGTCAGGATTGTGCATACTGCTGAAATCAAAGATCTAGGGATTTGGGAGAGCAGAAAgctagaggaagaagacgatGGTTTTCTTATTAAGAATTGTACTTGA